Below is a genomic region from Pseudomonas frederiksbergensis.
GAACCCAGTCGGCACGATCGCCACGGCTCTTGAACCAGTTGCCGATGTAGCGCTCGGTGGTGGCGTAGGTTTCAGCCTTGGGGGGCACCGGGTACATCTCGGCGGTGTCGATGAAGTTGATCCCGGCGCTCTTGGCCCGTTCAATCTGTGCGAAGGCCTCTGCCTCGCTGTTTTGCTCGCCCCAGGTCATGGTCCCGAGGCAGATTGCACTCACGTTCAGATCGGTACGGCCTAGCTGTCGATAGTCCATCGGGTAGTCCTTGGAGGAAAACAATCATAAAAGCAGGTTGAATTTTTTTTCGCAATCTGCATAATTGCGCACCTCTTTCTGCGGTGGAAGTGATGCGCCGCCTGCCGAAGAATCTTGCCGTTGAACGGACGCGCCGACCCGAGCCCCCGATAGCGTCTGTACCCGGCTGCCTTTGACTTGTCAAAGTACGCACTATTCAGTAAGATCCGCCGTCTAAATTTACAGGGCGGCCCCTGAGGCTATAAAGAATGAAAACTTTTACTGCTAAACCGGAAACAGTACAGCGCGACTGGTTTGTCGTCGACGCTGCAGGTCAGACCCTGGGTCGTCTGGCCACCGAAATCGCGAGCCGTCTGCGTGGCAAGCATAAAGCTGAGTACACTCCTCACGTTGACACCGGCGACTACATCGTCGTTATCAATGCCGAGCAGATTCGTGTAACCGGTGCTAAAACCACCGACAAAATCTACTACTCCCACTCCGGTTTCCCGGGCGGCATCAAGTCGATCAACTTCGAAAAGCTGATCGCTAAAGCCCCTGAGCGCGTGATCGAGACCGCGGTCAAAGGCATGCTGCCTAAGAACCCGCTGGGTCGCGACATGTATCGTAAGCTGAAAGTCTATGCGGGCGCTGTACACCCTCATACTGCTCAGCAGCCCCAAGAACTGAAGTTTTAACGGAATAGTTCATTATGTCGGCGACTCAAAATTACGGCACTGGCCGTCGCAAGACCGCAACCGCACGCGTTTTCCTGCGTCCGGGCACTGGTAACATCTCCATCAACAACCGCTCCCTGGATAATTTCTTCGGTCGCGAAACTGCCCGCATGGTAGTTCGTCAGCCGCTGGAATTGACTGAGACTGTCGAGAAGTTCGACATCTACGTCACCGTGATCGGTGGTGGTGTAAGTGGTCAGGCTGGCGCAATCCGCCACGGTATCACTCGCGCTCTGATGCAGTACGACGAAACTCTGCGCGGTGCTCTGCGCAAAGCTGGCTTCGTTACTCGCGATGCACGTGAAGTTGAACGTAAGAAAGTGGGTCTGCGTAAAGCGCGTAAGCGTCCGCAGTACTCGAAGCGTTAATTCGCTTTCGCGTTCAAAGCGCCCAGTCTCCTCGCGGAGCTGGGCGTTTTTTTTGCTTGAAGATTTATGATGTGACAACTTGCCACATCTGTAGAACCCCTATACTACAAGGCTTGGCGCTGACCTCGGGTGGTAATTACCTTGTCAGAACTGGGGCTTTTCATTACCATTCTGCAAAATTTTTATAAGTTCAGATTTTTACTTAGTAGATGCCTGATTTAACAGGCCACAAAGCTGATGGGAGAGGACTGAATGAGCAATGACGGCGTGAATGCAGGCCGGCGTCGCTTCTTGGTAGCAGCCACATCCGTGGTGGGTGCTGCAGGAGCGGTGGGGGCTGCGGTCCCGTTCGTGGGGTCATGGTTTCCCAGTGCCAAGGCGAAAGCCGCAGGTGCACCGGTGAAAGTGAATGTCAGCAAAATCGAACCAGGTCAGCAAATGATTGCTGAATGGCGCGGTCAGCCGGTATTCATCGTCCGCCGTACCCAGGAGATTTTGGGGAATCTTGCAAAGATCGAGGGTGATCTCTCTGATCCAGACTCCAAGAATTCGGTACAGCCAACTTACGTGGACCCCAAGACGCGCTCGATCAAGCCGGAGGTTCTGCTGCTGATCGGTATTTGCACGCACCTGGGTTGTTCTCCGACCTTCCGTCCAGAAGTAGCGCCTGCCGATCTTGGCCCGAAATGGGTAGGTGGTTATTTCTGCCCTTGCCACGGTTCCCACTACGATCTGGCTGGCCGCGTCTTCAAGTCGCAACCCGCGCCTTTGAATCTGCCAGTTCCCCCGCATTCCTATGAGTCGAACGACATTATTGTCATCGGCGTCGATACGGAGAAAGCGTGATGAGCAAGTTCATGGATTGGGTTGATGCGCGCTTTCCTGCCACTAAAATGTGGGAAGACCATCTCAGCAAGTACTACGCCCCGAAGAACTTCAACTTCTTCTATTTCTTTGGCTCCCTGGCGCTGTTGGTTCTGGTTAACCAGATCGTAACCGGCGTCTGGCTGACCATGAGTTACACCCCGTCGGCGGAAGAGGCATTCGCCTCCGTCGAATACATCATGCGCGACGTCGAGTACGGCTCGATCCTGCGTCTGCTGCACTCCACCGGCGCTTCGGCGTTCTTCATCGTGGTTTACCTGCATATGTTCCGTGGCCTGCTCTACGGTTCGTACCAGAAGCCGCGTGAGCTGGTGTGGGTCTTCGGTATGCTGATCTACCTGGCGCTGATGGCTGAAGCCTTCATGGGCTACTTGCTGCCGTGGGGTCAGATGTCCTACTGGGGTGCCCAGGTGATCATCTCGCTGTTCGGTGCGATCCCGGTCATCGGTAACGACCTGACCCAGTGGATCCGTGGTGACTACCTGATTTCGGGTATCACCCTGAACCGCTTCTTCGCCTTGCACGTCGTGGCCTTGCCGATCGTGATTCTCGGTCTGGTGGTGCTGCACGTTCTGGCGCTGCACGAAGTCGGTTCGAACAACCCGGACGGCGTGGATATCAAGAAACACAAGGACGAAAACGGCGTACCGCTGGACGGCATTGCCTTCCATCCGTACTACACCGTGAAAGATATCGTCGGCGTGGTGGTGTTCCTGTTCATCTTCTGCGCGATCGTGTTCTTCTTCCCGGAAATGGGCGGTTACTTCCTCGAGAAGCCGAACTTCGAAGTGGCGAACGCCTTCAAGACCCCGGAACACATTGCCCCGGTCTGGTACTTCACGCCGTTCTACGCGATTCTGCGTGCGATTCCGGACAAGCTCATGGGCGTTGTTGCCATGGGTGCTTCGATTGCCATGCTGTTCGTCCTGCCCTGGCTTGACCGTAGTCCGGTCAAGTCCATGCGCTACAAGGGCTGGCTGAGCAAGATCTGGCTCTGGGTATTCTGCATCTCCTTCGTGATTCTTGGCTGGCTGGGTGTCATGGCGCCTACCCCGGAACGTACGTTGCTGTCGCAGGTCTGTACCTTCCTGTACTTCGCCTACTTCATTCTGATGCCGTTCTACACCAGGCTCGAGAAGACCAAACCGGTTCCGGAAAGGGTGACTGGCTGATGAAAAAGCTATTTGCTGTACTGATTCTTGCTGCGTTGCCTGTCTTGTCCTTCGCGGCCGAGCACGGTGGTCCAGAGCTCGAAAAAGTCGATATCGACGTCTCCGATAAAGCGGCAATGCAAGATGGCGCACGTACGTTCGCCAACTACTGCATGGGCTGCCACAGTGCCAAGTTCCAGCGCTATGAGCGCGTTGCCGACGATCTGGGGATTCCTCACGATCTGATGCTGAAGAACCTGGTGTTCACAGGTGCCAAGATCGGCGACCACATGAGCACCGGTATGCAGCCGGCAGACGCCAAGGCCTGGTTCGGCGCTGCGCCGCCTGACCTGACGCTGGTGGCTCGCGTTCGTGGTACTGACTGGCTCTACGGCTACCTGCGGTCTTTCTATGAAGACCCTTCGCGCCCTTGGGGTGTGAACAACAAGGTGTTCCCGAACGTCGGTATGCCTAACGTTCTGGTCGGCTTGCAAGGTCGTCAGGTGGTAGGCTGCAAACAAGTTCAAATCGTCGAAAACGGCAAGAAGCAGTATGATCCGCTGACCGGCACGCCGCTGACTCATGAAGCGTGCGATCAGTTGACCATCGTGCCTAAAACCGGTGCACTGAACGAAGAGCAGTTCGACGAGAAGGTCAAGAATCTGGTGACCTTCCTGGCCTATTCGGCCAACCCGGTGAAGCTGCAGCATCAGCGCATCGGTACCTATGTGTTGCTGTACCTGGCGTTCTTCTTCGTATTCGCTTACTTGCTCAAGCGTGAATACTGGAAAGACGTGCATTGATAAAGCTTTAAGCAATTGCTGTTAATCGCGCGCGCCCAAGGGCGTCTCTGAAGGTGTAACGAGTCTGGTCATCCAGACGTTACGGGAGGCGCCCTCTGGGCGCGCTCGTTTTTCCGCTCCCGATAATTTCAACAAGCGAGGAGGACCGCCATGGGCGTGACCAATCGGTTGGCCTGTTACTCCGACCCCGCCGACCACTATTCCCACCGAGTGCGTATCGTACTGGCAGAGAAGGGTGTCAGCGCCGAGATCATCAGTGTGGAGGCGGGCCGTCAGCCGCCAAAACTGATCGAAGTGAACCCTTACGGCAGCTTGCCCACCCTGGTTGATCGTGACCTGGCGTTGTGGGAGTCGACCGTGGTGATGGAATATCTGGATGAGCGTTACCCGCATCCACCATTGCTGCCGGTTTATCCGGTGGCGCGTGCCAACAGCCGTCTGCTGATTCACCGTATTCAGCGTGACTGGTGTGTTCTGGTGGATCTGATTCTGGATTCGCGGACCAAGGAGCCGGCACGTGTGCAGGCTCGCAAGGAGTTGCGTGAAAGCCTGACTGGCGTTTCGCCGCTGTTCGCTGACAAGCCGTTTTTCCTCAGTGAGGAACAAAGTCTGGTGGATTGCTGCCTATTGCCAATACTCTGGCGTTTACCGATTCTGGGTATTGAACTGCCGCGGCCTGCCAAGCCGCTGCTTGATTACATGGAGCGTCAGTTTGCGCGTGAGGCTTTCCAGGCGAGTCTGTCTGGTGTCGAACGCGATATGCGCTAAGGCTTAAGGAGCCGCTATGAACTCCAGTCGACCTTATTTGGTCCGCGCGCTCTATGAGTGGATTGTGGACAACGATTGCACCCCGCACATGCTGGTCAATTCCGAGTATCCGTCGGTGCAGGTGCCGCAAGGCTTTGCCAGTGATGGACAGATCGTCCTGAACGTGTCGCCTGCGGCTGTGCGCCATTTGCACATGGACAACGATGCGGTCAGCTTTGAAGGGCGCTTCGGTGGCGTGCCGCATACGCTGTACGTGCCTATCGCTGCGATCCTGGGCATTTACGCCCGGGAGAACGGTCAGGGCATGGTGTTTGATCTGGAATCGCCTATGGAAGACGAGGAAGAGATCGAGTCGGATGATGACCTTCCGCCACCCGACAGCGAGCCACCGCGCCCTAGCGGTCGGCCAAGCTTGAAGGTTGTGAAGTAATAAAAAAGGCGATCCGGATGGATCGCCTTTTTTATTACGTAGGAGCTGCCGAAGGCTGCGATCTTTTGACGTTGCTTTCCAGAGGTTTACACCTTCTGATCTATTTTCAGGAGGGAGTAATGGAATCAGCAAAAAGGCGTAGTCAGCGAGACTACACGCTGACTTTTAAATTGTCGGTCGTCGACCAGGTCGAAAAAGGCGAGCTGAGTTATAAAGAGGCTCAGGAGCGCTACGGGATTCAAGGCAAAACGACCGTTCTGACGTGGTTGCGCAAGCATGGTCGGCAAGATTGGAGCTCAGGCACATACATTGGCTCGCCGAGGATGGGGTCTATGCCCGACAAAAACCGACCATTAACGCCAGAGCAACGCATCAAAGATGCTTGAAGAGCAGCTCGCTTTGTCCAATCAGAAAGCGCAGTTTTTCGAGGCAGTTGTCGATGTCTTGAAAAATGACTACGGTCTCTCTGTCGTAAAAAAGCGTCCCGGCAAGTCCTCGCGCAAAAACGAATCCAAAACCTGAGCATCAGCAGGGCTTGCCAGTTCATGGGGATAAGCCGACAGGCTTACTACAAACGCAATCGCGCCGATGCTGCTCGTCTCGTTCTGGATCAGAAAGTTGCCGATTTCGTTCAGCAAAAGCGTCAGCGGCAGCCACGTCTGGGCACCCGAAAGCTGCATTACTTGCTGCATTGCCAGCCTCAACTTGAGCTGCAAGTGGGTCGAGATCGGCTGTTTTCGATTCTGCGCGAAAGGCGTTTATTGGTGGCCCGCAGGCGGGCTTACCACAAGACGACCGACAGCCATCATCGCTTTCGACGTCATCCGAACCTGCTCAAGCCCGGTCCTGATCAGGTTGTTGCAAACGGCCCGGAACAAGTCTGGGTGGCTGACATCACCTATTTGCCAACTCAGGAAGGTGTGGCCTATCTGAGCCTTGTGACGGATGCTTTTTCGCGAAAGATCGTGGGCTATCACGTCCATGAAAGCCTGCACGCCGAGTCGGTAGCGCATGCGTTGCGCCGGGCGGTGAAACACCGTCGAACGGAGCAGTCGCTGGTCCATCACTCGGATAGAGGCAGCCAGTATTGCTCGGGAATGTACCAGGAACTGCACGCGAAACACGGCATTCGGTGTTCTATGACGGACGGCTATGACTGCTACCAAAACGCACTGGCAGAGCGGGTCAACGGGATATTAAAGACAGAGCTTATGCTCCAGCGACCGCAGGATTTGACGCAGGCGAAGAAGATGGTGAGTGAGTCGGTATCGATCTATAACAGCGAGCGACCGCACCTGTCTTTGAAATACAAAACGCCCGATGCGGTGCATCGGGCGTTGAAGTGAAACAGGTGTAAACCTATTTCAGGACTAGACAGTAGGAGCTGCCGAAGGCTGCGATCTTTTGACGTTGCTTTCCAGGATCAAAAGATCGTCCGATCGCGGCCCGAGCCTTCGGTAGCTCCTACAGAGTGCATCTCAGTCGATGTACTCGAACAGTTTCACAATCTTTTGTACGCCGGAAACGCCCTGCACCAGATTGGTGGCCTGGTCGGCTTCCTGTTTGGTCAAAAGGCCCAGCAAGTAAACGATGCCGTTCTCGGTCACGACCTTGATGCGCGAGCCCGGGATGCTGGCGTCGGCGAGCATCTGGGTTTTGATCTTGGTGGTCAGCCAGGCATCGTTATTGCGGGCCAGTATCGACGAAGGCTGCATCACTTGCAGTTCGTTGTGTACGGTCTTTACCCGCTGAACTGCAGCGGCGGCTTGCCCGGCCAGTTCCTTGAGGTCGGGGCGTGGCGTTTGCCCGGCGAGCAGCACGACACCGTTGAAGCTGGTGACGATGATGTGCGAGCTTTTGTCCAGGTCCGGGTTGGCCTTGGCCACGTTCACGCCGACCTTGGTTTCGATCAGGGAATCGTCGATCTTGCTGCCGAAGGTGCGAGTGCCGCGATCGTCTTCAATGGGGGCTTCGCGGCTCGCGGTGATTACCGAGGTGCAGCCGCTGATGCCCAGGCTTAGAGTCAAGGCCAGAAGGCCAAGGCGATTAAGGGTCATTCTTCACTCCCGAACAATTGGCTGTCGATCAAGTCGCAAAGACAATGGATCGCCAGCAGGTGGACTTCCTGAATACGTGCAGTGACATTGGCCGGTACGCGAATTTCAACGTCTTCGGGCAATAACAGCGAAGCCATGCCGCCGCCATCGCGTCCAGTCAATGCTACGACAATCATTTCGCGATCGTGTGCGGCCTGGATCGCTTGAATAATGTTTGCCGAGTTGCCGCTAGTGGAGATCGCCAGCAGCACGTCGCCGGGTTGGCCGAGCGCGCGGATCTGTTTGGAGAAGATTTCGTTGTAGCTGTAGTCGTTGGCAATCGAGGTGATCGTCGAGCTGTCGGTCGTCAGCGCAATGGCCGGCAGGCTCGGGCGTTCGCGCTCGAAGCGGTTGAGCAGCTCGGAGGAGAAGTGTTGCGCGTCACCGGCCGAACCGCCGTTGCCGCACGAGAGCATTTTGCCTTCGTTGAGCAGGGCGTTGACCATCACCTGGCTGGCTTGCTCGATGTGCGGTGCAAGTACGTCCATCGCCTGTTGCTTGGTATCGATACTGGCCTGAAAAAGCTGGCGAATTCGGGATTGCATGTCCATCTGTGTGACCTTAAGTAGCGCGGCTTGGTGGCACAGCAATGTGCGGCCCGCAAAGCAAAGAGCAAAAGTGTTGAGTGAAGATCGGCCTTGCCTTTGAGCAGTCAGCTGTCAAAGGCGTTCCTTAGCCAGTTCAAATGAGCCGCACTGCCGTCTATGGCAACCACATCGAAACGGCAGGGGGAGTTGGCCCAGCGCGACTCGCGCTGCAGGAAATACTGCGCGGCGAGTATCAGTTTCTGACGCTTGCGCGCATCGATGCTACCGAGTGCGCCACCCCATTGGGTGTTTTGTCTGTAGCGGACTTCGACGAATACTACTGTATCGCCATCAAGCATGACCAGATCAAGCTCGCCGCGTTTACACAACCAGTTCTGCGCCAGGAGGCGCAGACCTTGTTGCTGGAGATGCTTGAGCGCCTGGCTTTCAGCATCTCGACCGCTTTGTTGGCGTGACCTGTCGGGCATCAGCGTGGCGTGTCGGGCAGGCGTTGAACCTGACCGTTGATGAACTGTGCCCACGGCAGCTGACGTTGAATGCGTTGCGACGACGTCATGCTCAGGGTGCCCGACTGACCGTCGATGCTGCTGTCTGGCAGGGCCTTGAGTTGACCCAGGCGTGGCGCCAGGCGATAGGCGTCGACACCCATGGCGTACAGGCGGCCCAGGCTGCCAGCGGCTTGTGGCCATTGGGCGGTCACTTGCCTGCGCAGTGGGTCGTTGGCGTCCAGCAACCATGGGGTTTCGCAGAAGCGAATGCCGTTCATGTCGTTGTACTGGTTCTGGTCACCGCTGGCACTGTACACGTGGGAGGTGGCGTAAACCGGCACGTCGCCCGCGTATTGGAAGTTCAGTGTTGGCTTGATTTGCTGGGCTTGTTGCGGAGTCGCAGCGAGGAAAATGAACTCGATGTCCTGGCGGCGCGAAGGTTGTGCAGCCACCTGCGAGCCTACGGTGCTTTGCAGGCTCTTGGCACGACCTTCGCTTTGACGCAGCTGGAACAGGTCGGCGATTTGCTGAGCCAGGGCTACCGGTTGATCAACACGTTCGATGCCAATGACGGTGCCACCGTTGGCTTCCCAATCCTGACGGAAGGCTTTGAGCACGCGATCGCCCCATTCGCCTTTCGGCACCAGGGCGGCGGCGCGATGCAGGCCGTCGGCACGTGCGCGACGGGCAACTTCGCGGGCTTCGTCTTCGGCAGCCAGGCCGAACTGGAATAGTTGGGCTGGACCTTGTTCGCCTTCGCTGTAGTTCAGCGCGAGTGTGGTGATCGGCAGTTGCGGGCGAGCGCTGAGTTGTTTGACCAGCGGTTTTTCCAGCGGGCCGATCACCAGTTGCACGCCGTCGGCTTGGGCTTTGCGATAGAAGTCGTCCAGCGAGGTCAGGTGCGAGCTGTCATAGAACTCGATGGCAGGCGGCTTCTGTCCGGCTTGTTGGGCCTGATAGTGAGCGGCCATGAAGCCTTCGCGCAGTGCTTTGGCGACCGACGCCAGCGGACCGTCTTGCGGCAGCAGCAGGCCGATCTTGCTGAGCGGTTGGCTGGCCATTTGCTTGAGTTGGGTCAGCGGCAGTGGCAGCACAATTGCGGCAGGGTGTTTGGGGTGCTGTGCGCGCCAGTTGTCGATAGCGGCCTGTTGCTGTTCCAGTGTGCCGGCGTTTTTCACCGCCACGGCCAGACTCATCCAGCCGCCGAGGTCGTCGGTGGTGATGGGTTGCAGTTGATCGGTCGGCAGCGACGCAATGAGTGCCCAGATGGCCTCATGGTTTTTGCTGGCCACGTCGCCGCTGAGCAGCGGGGCGATAAAGATGCGTTCTCGGGCGGCGGCCAGGGTCTGGCCGTCGGCTTCAAGGGCGCGGGCATGGACGGTGCCCGTGCGCACTTGCTGCTCGACCGGCAACTCGCTCAGGCGTTGCAGGCTCGGATGGCTCAAGGCGGTCAGTGCTGCCTTGGGCTGGTTACGAGTCATCGCCAGTTCGGCGGCCAGGGTGCTGGCGAAGACCTGTTGGCCAGGCTTCAACTGATCCATCGGGACCTGTTGCAGAATTTGTGCAGACTGGCCGGCATTGCCCTGGCGATAGGCCAGGTCTGCCGCGCTCAGGCGCAACAGGGCGGCCTTTTCCGGAGTTGTGCTGGTGGCAGCCTGTTCGAGCAATTGCTCGATACTGGCATCCGCAGTCCGTGGAAGTTCGCCAAGGCTGGAGGAGGGCGAGCTGGCGCAAGCCACCAACAGAGCAGCGAGGCAGAGGGCAGAGAACAGCCGCAGGCAAGCGATCATGTAATGTTCCTGATACTCGATCAAATTAGCGTGGAATTGTACCCAAGCGCTGGCCGGGGCGCGATGTTACTGGCGTTAAACCTTCAATTTAGGTCGTGTAAATGTTACGGGGATCAACAAAAGGGCGCGGCGCAAGATGATTGCTGTGCGCATTCAAGGCACTTCTACGCGCTACAATGCCGGTTTTACCGATCATGAGGTGTGCGCTTTGACTGCTCCAGGTGCTTTGAATTCCGTTGCTGGCTCGCTTTATGTGGTGGCGACGCCCATCGGCAACCTGGACGACATCAGTGCGCGGGCGCTGAAAATCTTGCGTGAAGTGGCGTTGATCGCAGCTGAAGACACTCGTCACTCCTTGCGGTTGCTGCAACATTTCGGGATCGCCACGCCGCTGGCGGCGTGTCATGAACACAATGAGCGCGATGAGGGCAGTCGCTTCATCACGCGTTTGCTGGCCGGGGACAGTGTCGCGCTGATTTCCGATGCAGGGACGCCGCTGATCTCTGATCCGGGTTATCACCTGGTGCGTCAGGCGCGGGCAGCAGGAATCAATGTAGTGCCGGTTCCTGGTGCTTGCGCGCTGATTGCGGCCTTGTCTGCGGCGGGGTTGCCGTCTGACCGGTTCATCTTCGAGGGTTTTTTGCCGGCCAAGGCGGTGGGGCGACGTGCGCGTCTGGAGTCCATAAAGGAAGAGCCGCGTACGCTGATCTTTTACGAAGCGCCACACCGGATTCTTGAGTGCTTGCAGGACATGGAGCTGGTGTTCGGTGCAGAGCGTCCGGCCTTGCTCGCTCGCGAGCTGACCAAAACCTTCGAAACCCTCAAGGGGCTGCCGTTGGCCGAATTGCGTGCATTCGTCGAAAACGATAGCAATCAGCAGCGCGGCGAGTGTGTGGTGTTGGTGGCGGGCTGGTCGGCACCGGAGAGTGAGGAGGCGGTGAGTAGCGAGGCGATGCGTATTCTCAATCTGCTGCTCGAAGAAATGCCACTCAAGCGTGCTGCGGCTTTGGCGGCGCAAATTACCGGCGAGCGCAAGAACGTTCTCTATCAGGTGGCCCTGGATAAGCAGAAGGGCGAGTAAAAACGCGGGTTGTAGAGCGGTAAAAGGCTTTTATCGCTTGTTCTTCGGGCTCTCTGCCGTTAACCTTTGCGGCGGAGAGTCGATTGGACAGTCGCTGCCCTCTATGAAAATTAGGGGGGGAGGAAAGTCCGGGCTCCATAGGGCGAAGTGCCAGGTAATGCCTGGGAGGCGTGAGCCTACGGAAAGTGCCACAGAAAATAACCGCCTAAGCACTTCGGTGCCGGTAAGGGTGAAAAGGTGCGGTAAGAGCGCACCGCACGACTGGCAACAGTTCGTGGCTAGGTAAACCCCACTTGGAGCAAGACCAAATAGGGTCCCAAGGCGTGGCCCGCGCTGGGACCGGGTAGGTTGCTAAAGATGTCCAGTGATGGCCATCGTAGACGAATGACTGTTCAAGACAGAACCCGGCTTATAGATCGACTCTCCACCTTTTTCCCTCTCTGCTTGAATCTTTGAGCGGAGCGTTCGTAGTAGCAATTTCCCTCCTTGCAGAATCAATAGCAGGAGGGGTTGAGTAATACCGATTAGCCAGCGCTTGAACCGTTAGTCGCATCATCCGGGTAGTGGCCAATTCCTCCCTGCTTGAATCAGTGGCAGAAGGGCTTTGTAATACCGATTAGCCAGCGCTTGAACCGTTAGTCGCATCACCCGGGTAGTGGCCAATTCCCTCCCTGCTTGAATCAATAGCAGAAGCGCTTTTGTAATACCGAAAAAATCTTACTCTTAATAAATCACTTTAACTTCTGAACGTAGCCTTCAGTGCTGCTTCAAGTTATTGAGCTAACTCATCCACCAAATACGCGTAACCCCTTCTTTTACAGCGCTAAATCTCCGATCTGTAAGGGTTTTCCTTCACTCCGCGCCTTGACGGTGTGGTGGGCGCATTCCTATAGTGTGCGCAAGTGGCGGAAAGTGGCATGAAGTGGGTTTTTTAAGCGTAAAACGCTAGAATTTGGAGAAACGCTGACGTGTTTCGCGGAGCTAACGCTATCAGTCTCGATGCAAAAGGCCGTCTCGCCATGCCGAGCCGGTATCGTGACGAGCTCGTTTCGCGAAGTTCCGGGCAATTAATTGTCACAATTGATGCCGTTGACCCTTGTTTGTGCGTTTACCCACTTGATGAGTGGGAGCTGATTGAAACCAAACTGCGCGCACTGCCTTCTCTTCGCGAAGAGAACCGTCGCTTGCAACGTTTGCTGATTGGTAATGCCGTCGACCTCGAACTCGATAGCAGTGGTCGTTTTCTGGTTCCGCCGCGTCTGCGCGAATACGCCAAATTGGATAAGCGCGCGATGCTGGTAGGCCAACTGAACAAGTTCCAATTGTGGGACGAGGATGCCTGGGATGCGGTTTCTGCTGCTGACCTGGCTGCTATTCAACAACCGGGCGCCATGCCTGATGAACTGCGTGATTTGATCCTGTGACTATTGATAGCGGCTTTAACCACATCACCGTACTGCTTGACGAAGCCGTTGAGGCTCTTGCCGTACGCCCTGATGGCTGCTATCTGGATGGCACGTTCGGGCGGGGGGGCATAGTCGCCTGATTCTCAGCCAGCTCGGTCCCGATGGTCGGTTGCTGGGGTTCGACAAAGATCCTCAGGCGATTGCCACCGGGCAAACGCTAGCGGCCGAAGACGGCCGCTTTGTCGTTGTGCAGCGCAGCTTTGCCGAGCTCGGTTCGGAAGTTGCCGAG
It encodes:
- a CDS encoding cytochrome b, with the protein product MSKFMDWVDARFPATKMWEDHLSKYYAPKNFNFFYFFGSLALLVLVNQIVTGVWLTMSYTPSAEEAFASVEYIMRDVEYGSILRLLHSTGASAFFIVVYLHMFRGLLYGSYQKPRELVWVFGMLIYLALMAEAFMGYLLPWGQMSYWGAQVIISLFGAIPVIGNDLTQWIRGDYLISGITLNRFFALHVVALPIVILGLVVLHVLALHEVGSNNPDGVDIKKHKDENGVPLDGIAFHPYYTVKDIVGVVVFLFIFCAIVFFFPEMGGYFLEKPNFEVANAFKTPEHIAPVWYFTPFYAILRAIPDKLMGVVAMGASIAMLFVLPWLDRSPVKSMRYKGWLSKIWLWVFCISFVILGWLGVMAPTPERTLLSQVCTFLYFAYFILMPFYTRLEKTKPVPERVTG
- a CDS encoding cytochrome c1 yields the protein MKKLFAVLILAALPVLSFAAEHGGPELEKVDIDVSDKAAMQDGARTFANYCMGCHSAKFQRYERVADDLGIPHDLMLKNLVFTGAKIGDHMSTGMQPADAKAWFGAAPPDLTLVARVRGTDWLYGYLRSFYEDPSRPWGVNNKVFPNVGMPNVLVGLQGRQVVGCKQVQIVENGKKQYDPLTGTPLTHEACDQLTIVPKTGALNEEQFDEKVKNLVTFLAYSANPVKLQHQRIGTYVLLYLAFFFVFAYLLKREYWKDVH
- the rplM gene encoding 50S ribosomal protein L13: MKTFTAKPETVQRDWFVVDAAGQTLGRLATEIASRLRGKHKAEYTPHVDTGDYIVVINAEQIRVTGAKTTDKIYYSHSGFPGGIKSINFEKLIAKAPERVIETAVKGMLPKNPLGRDMYRKLKVYAGAVHPHTAQQPQELKF
- a CDS encoding BON domain-containing protein, producing the protein MTLNRLGLLALTLSLGISGCTSVITASREAPIEDDRGTRTFGSKIDDSLIETKVGVNVAKANPDLDKSSHIIVTSFNGVVLLAGQTPRPDLKELAGQAAAAVQRVKTVHNELQVMQPSSILARNNDAWLTTKIKTQMLADASIPGSRIKVVTENGIVYLLGLLTKQEADQATNLVQGVSGVQKIVKLFEYID
- a CDS encoding ClpXP protease specificity-enhancing factor, whose translation is MNSSRPYLVRALYEWIVDNDCTPHMLVNSEYPSVQVPQGFASDGQIVLNVSPAAVRHLHMDNDAVSFEGRFGGVPHTLYVPIAAILGIYARENGQGMVFDLESPMEDEEEIESDDDLPPPDSEPPRPSGRPSLKVVK
- a CDS encoding phosphoheptose isomerase — encoded protein: MDMQSRIRQLFQASIDTKQQAMDVLAPHIEQASQVMVNALLNEGKMLSCGNGGSAGDAQHFSSELLNRFERERPSLPAIALTTDSSTITSIANDYSYNEIFSKQIRALGQPGDVLLAISTSGNSANIIQAIQAAHDREMIVVALTGRDGGGMASLLLPEDVEIRVPANVTARIQEVHLLAIHCLCDLIDSQLFGSEE
- a CDS encoding YraN family protein, whose product is MPDRSRQQSGRDAESQALKHLQQQGLRLLAQNWLCKRGELDLVMLDGDTVVFVEVRYRQNTQWGGALGSIDARKRQKLILAAQYFLQRESRWANSPCRFDVVAIDGSAAHLNWLRNAFDS
- the petA gene encoding ubiquinol-cytochrome c reductase iron-sulfur subunit — translated: MSNDGVNAGRRRFLVAATSVVGAAGAVGAAVPFVGSWFPSAKAKAAGAPVKVNVSKIEPGQQMIAEWRGQPVFIVRRTQEILGNLAKIEGDLSDPDSKNSVQPTYVDPKTRSIKPEVLLLIGICTHLGCSPTFRPEVAPADLGPKWVGGYFCPCHGSHYDLAGRVFKSQPAPLNLPVPPHSYESNDIIVIGVDTEKA
- the rpsI gene encoding 30S ribosomal protein S9; the protein is MSATQNYGTGRRKTATARVFLRPGTGNISINNRSLDNFFGRETARMVVRQPLELTETVEKFDIYVTVIGGGVSGQAGAIRHGITRALMQYDETLRGALRKAGFVTRDAREVERKKVGLRKARKRPQYSKR
- a CDS encoding glutathione S-transferase N-terminal domain-containing protein is translated as MGVTNRLACYSDPADHYSHRVRIVLAEKGVSAEIISVEAGRQPPKLIEVNPYGSLPTLVDRDLALWESTVVMEYLDERYPHPPLLPVYPVARANSRLLIHRIQRDWCVLVDLILDSRTKEPARVQARKELRESLTGVSPLFADKPFFLSEEQSLVDCCLLPILWRLPILGIELPRPAKPLLDYMERQFAREAFQASLSGVERDMR